The nucleotide window AGAAGGGGCTGGAGGAGTATGCCGCGACCTTTGCCGCCGCGCCCCTGACGGACGCCGAGTACGACGAGATTCAGGCGCTCTACCGCGACAATTTCGGCCTCATGACCGACCTGCGCGGGCAGGAGGTGGCGCGGTGACGGAGAAGCCATCAGCCGTCAGCGGTCAGCCGTCAGCGGAGACGCCGCCCGCCTCCGGTGGGAGCCGTCCCGCCCGCCCGAAGATGATGGTGGACCTCGACCCCAGCGGGCAGGTGACGGGGCGGGAGGCCGATCGCGCCCAGCGGCAATTCCTGAACTATGCCTTCTTCAAACTGGACCCCGCCTTCCGCCGCCTGCCCCAGGCCGAGCGCGAGGAGCTGAAGGCCGAGTTCCTCGCCGCCGCACAGGGCTGGGTCACGGATGCCCCCGCCGAGAAGGGCCTGATCCAGCGCAGCTACAGCCTCGTCGGGGTGCGGAGTGACGTGGACTTCATGCTATGGCGCATCGCCTTCGATGTGCGGGAGTTTCAGGACGCGCAGGCCCGCCTGAACCGCACGCGGCTGATGGGCTACCTGACGCAGCCGTTCAACTTCGTCTCCATGAACAAGCGCAGCCAGTACGTCAACCGCATCGAGGGCAGCGGGCACGGGCTGGAGATTCTGCCGGGGCAGGGGCAATTTCTGTTCATCTACCCCTTCATCAAGACGCGGGCGTGGTACGACCTCACGCCGCACTCGCGCCAGGGCATGATGGACGAGCACATCCACGCCTCCGGCCCCTTCAAGGGCGTGCGGATCAATACCTCGTATTCCTACGGCATCGACGATCAGGAGTTCGTGGTGTCCTTTGACTCCGACTACCCGCAGGAGTTCGTGGACCTCGTTCACCGCCTGCGCTACACCGAGGCGAGCATGTACACGCTGAGGGATACGCCGATGTTCACGTGCGTGAAGAAGGAACTGAGCGCAGTGATGGAGGATTTGGGGTAGGTGCGGAAGGCGGAAAGGCGAGGGCAGGGGGCGGGAGGGGTGGCCTTCTGCCTTCGCCTTTATCTCCTCCAGCCGAGCGCGCCGAACAAGGCAGCCAACACCAGACAGAGCGGTGTGTAGAGGCGGGCGTCGTTGCGGGCGAATGCGGTCCCGCGTCGCTGGCGTGTGAGGCCCACCCAGCGACCGTCTCCCACGGCCCGCAGCAGGAACACCAACGCGATCAGGCGCAGGGGCCAGCGCATCCGGGGGGAGTTGGCGTTTAGAGCCGCCGCACTCATGGTCGCCAGTCCCGCCGCCACACCCAGCGTCATCACGGGTGGGGGCGTGAAGAGCGGCTGGCCCTCGTCGTTCTGGAGAAGGGAGGCTGCCATCCCGGCCCGACCTCCGGCGGCCCAATACACATGCACGCCTGCCAGCGTCGCGGTGAGAAGGGCGGCGGCGGCACGAACCGGGGGTGGGGGCATGGGATTATCAAACGCCGCAGGACTCAGGCGGAATGTCCTCCGGCACCCGCCTCACCCTCCCAGCCTGCGCCCCACCCCATACCCGATGACGGGAAGGCCCAGAAAGAGCGCGATCAGGAGCGGAAGCGGCGCGAAGGCAGTCAACGAGAGGCCGAACAGCATCCCCAGGGCGTAGAGCACCACGCTGGCACTCACCCCCAGACACAGGCCCCAAAAGGCCGAGAGCCGGGGCCGCAGCACGCCGTCACGCGCGGCGTGGGCACGCAGCACGAGCAGGACGACGAGCAGCGGGACGAGGACGGGAGTCAGCGTAGTGAGCACCGACCCGCCCAGGACCAGGAGAACATCGGGCCAGGTGGCCGACCCACGCCCATACCACCTCCACAGGACGATCAGCGGTAGGAGCGCCGAGGTCAGCGCCACCACCACCGGGGGCAGCAGCGGCCACAGCCAGGGACGGAGCGGCGGCCTCCTCATTCCTCCAACCGCGCCAGCCCGTGCCGCAGCGCGTACAGCGCCGCCTGTGTCCGGCTCTCCAACCCCAGCTTGCTCAGGAGGCGGCTCACGTGCGTCTTCACGGTCGCCTCGCTCACGCCCTGATCGGCGGCGATGTCGCGGTTGGAGTGGCCCCGCGCGATGAGTTGCAAGACGATGGTTTCCTTCGGGGTCAGCGTCTCGCGCATGTCGGGGGATCGGAAGTCGCGCACGAGGCGGCGGGCGGCCTCTGGGTGCAGGCGGACCTCGCCCCGTGCGGCGGCGTGGATGGCGTCGGCGAGCGTGTCCGAGGAAGCGTCCTTGAGCATGTAGCCCACGGCCCCGGCCTCGATGGCCCCGTTGACCTTGTGTTCCTCCAGCGTGCTGGTGAGGGCGATCACTTCAGTGTCGGGATGCTGGCGGCGCAGGAGGCGGGTGGCCTGAATGCCGTCCATCACGGGCATCATCAGGTCCATGACGACGACCTGGGGACGCAGGACTTCTGCCTGCGCGAGCGCCTCCTCCCCGTTGGCCGCCTCGCCGACGACCTCGATGGAGGGGTCCAGCCCCAGGAAGAGCCTCAGCCCGTGCCGGACGACGGCGTGATCGTCCACGAGCAGGACGCGCACGGTGGGGGAGGGGAGGGCAGCGGAGACAGTGGGGGCGGGGTCGGTCATGGCAGGAGGTCTCCTTCGGGGAGGTCGGGGTCGCGCAGGGTGAGGCGGCTCGATTGCGCGTCGAGGAAGAGGTCGAGGTCGGGGGTCTCCAGCGCCTCCGGGTCGCTCGCGGCGGTGGCCCCCTGCCGCACCCACCCGGACGGCAACTCGGCGGCGTGGCGGTCGGTGAAGCGCACGCGGATGGAGAGGCCGCGCGGGAGGCGCAGGCTCACCCGGCCCGCCTCCGAGCGCACGTCGAGGGACCCCGCCGCCCCGTCGGGAACGCTGAGGCTCACGTCGCCCGACCCGGTGGTGACGCTCAGGCGCTCCCCGCGCGGCAACTCGCCCGTCACGTCGCCGCTGCGGGTGCCCACATATACGGCCTCGGCGCGGGCGGTGCCCAACTCCAGGCTCACGTCGCCGCTCTCGGTGTTCACGCGCAGGGCGGGCGAGCGCCACTCGGGCCGGGCGCGCAGGGTCACGTCGCCCCCCAGCGTCACGAAGGTCAGCGCCCCGCTCTGGCGTCCCGGCAGCGTCGCCGTCACGTCCCCGAAGCGCGAGCGCACGTTCAGCGCCCGCAGCCGCAGTGCGTGGAGGTCGAGCCGCGTGTCGCCGCTGTACGTGTCCGTGGAGAGGGTGACGGGCACGCCCCGCGTCAGTCCCACGTCCAGCCGATGTTGCAGACCGGCGGTATTGCGGACCACGCCCCCGCCCAGCGGCTTGACGTTGAGCTGCACCCCGGCTTGAAGGGTGCCCGCCCGCCGCTGGGTGCCCAGGCTCACCGGATTGCGCTCCCGCCGGGTGGCCGTGCCCACGAGGGCCGCC belongs to Deinococcus sp. YIM 134068 and includes:
- a CDS encoding chlorite dismutase family protein, translating into MMVDLDPSGQVTGREADRAQRQFLNYAFFKLDPAFRRLPQAEREELKAEFLAAAQGWVTDAPAEKGLIQRSYSLVGVRSDVDFMLWRIAFDVREFQDAQARLNRTRLMGYLTQPFNFVSMNKRSQYVNRIEGSGHGLEILPGQGQFLFIYPFIKTRAWYDLTPHSRQGMMDEHIHASGPFKGVRINTSYSYGIDDQEFVVSFDSDYPQEFVDLVHRLRYTEASMYTLRDTPMFTCVKKELSAVMEDLG
- a CDS encoding DUF3995 domain-containing protein — its product is MPPPPVRAAAALLTATLAGVHVYWAAGGRAGMAASLLQNDEGQPLFTPPPVMTLGVAAGLATMSAAALNANSPRMRWPLRLIALVFLLRAVGDGRWVGLTRQRRGTAFARNDARLYTPLCLVLAALFGALGWRR
- a CDS encoding response regulator transcription factor yields the protein MTDPAPTVSAALPSPTVRVLLVDDHAVVRHGLRLFLGLDPSIEVVGEAANGEEALAQAEVLRPQVVVMDLMMPVMDGIQATRLLRRQHPDTEVIALTSTLEEHKVNGAIEAGAVGYMLKDASSDTLADAIHAAARGEVRLHPEAARRLVRDFRSPDMRETLTPKETIVLQLIARGHSNRDIAADQGVSEATVKTHVSRLLSKLGLESRTQAALYALRHGLARLEE
- a CDS encoding DUF4097 family beta strand repeat-containing protein, with the protein product MTVARRPPDRPLPPVLARIALGLFVVAGGGVLGWNGTRITPVPGLNTVQTPLRVPLAGAEALDVRLEGDRTALLVSGLAWPERAALVGTATRRERNPVSLGTQRRAGTLQAGVQLNVKPLGGGVVRNTAGLQHRLDVGLTRGVPVTLSTDTYSGDTRLDLHALRLRALNVRSRFGDVTATLPGRQSGALTFVTLGGDVTLRARPEWRSPALRVNTESGDVSLELGTARAEAVYVGTRSGDVTGELPRGERLSVTTGSGDVSLSVPDGAAGSLDVRSEAGRVSLRLPRGLSIRVRFTDRHAAELPSGWVRQGATAASDPEALETPDLDLFLDAQSSRLTLRDPDLPEGDLLP